Proteins co-encoded in one Cytobacillus sp. NJ13 genomic window:
- a CDS encoding globin, which produces MVHDFKTLFEEIGGTETIEKLVEAFYPRVYADPVLSPLFEGDIEDIKRKQRMFLTQFLGGPPLYSQEFGPPAMKQRHLPFEITPLRAQRWLACMKEAFKETGLDQNPASALFYDRLMQVAAIMVNSPE; this is translated from the coding sequence ATCGTGCATGATTTTAAGACACTTTTTGAAGAAATAGGCGGAACTGAGACCATTGAAAAGCTAGTGGAGGCGTTTTATCCCCGTGTTTATGCAGATCCCGTATTAAGTCCCCTTTTTGAAGGTGATATAGAGGACATTAAGCGAAAACAGAGGATGTTTCTTACACAATTTCTTGGAGGACCGCCTCTATACAGCCAGGAGTTTGGCCCGCCTGCCATGAAACAAAGGCATCTGCCATTTGAGATTACACCTTTAAGAGCACAAAGATGGCTTGCCTGCATGAAAGAGGCCTTTAAGGAAACGGGGCTGGATCAAAACCCTGCATCTGCTCTATTCTATGATCGACTAATGCAGGTGGCGGCCATTATGGTTAATAGTCCAGAATAA
- a CDS encoding zinc ribbon domain-containing protein, translating into MGKKGCIKCGSSDAGQKEVAMTGTGLSKMFDIQHNRFLVVYCKNCGYSEFYNKNSSTAGNVLDFFFGG; encoded by the coding sequence ATGGGGAAAAAAGGCTGTATTAAATGCGGCAGCAGTGATGCCGGCCAAAAAGAAGTTGCCATGACTGGTACGGGACTTTCCAAAATGTTTGATATTCAGCATAACCGTTTTCTGGTAGTTTACTGTAAAAACTGCGGATACTCAGAATTTTATAATAAAAACTCTTCCACTGCAGGAAACGTACTCGATTTTTTCTTCGGCGGATAA
- a CDS encoding aldo/keto reductase, producing MKNLQSAASLHNGVKMPWLGLGVFKVQDGEEVVQSVKSALKAGYKSIDTAAVYQNEEGVGQAIKEAGIPRKELFITTKVWNSDQGYVSAINAFETSLEKLGLDYIDLYLIHWPVKGKYKETWKALETLYKEKRVKAIGVSNFQIHHLEDLMQDAEITPMVNQVELHPLLNQAELRDFCKEQDIQIEAWSPLGQGELLENAALKEIAQKYSKSVAQVILRWDLQNEIVTIPKSVKEHRIIENADVFDFELSSEDMDKISSLNENRRVGPDPDNFDF from the coding sequence ATGAAAAATTTACAATCTGCTGCATCATTACATAACGGTGTCAAAATGCCATGGCTGGGACTGGGTGTTTTCAAGGTACAGGACGGAGAGGAAGTTGTCCAGTCTGTTAAATCAGCCCTTAAAGCAGGATATAAAAGCATTGATACGGCGGCAGTCTATCAGAATGAAGAAGGTGTAGGCCAGGCAATCAAGGAAGCGGGCATACCTCGTAAAGAACTTTTTATTACCACAAAAGTTTGGAATTCTGACCAGGGCTATGTTTCTGCAATCAATGCATTTGAAACCAGCCTTGAAAAGCTGGGTCTTGATTATATTGACCTTTACCTGATCCATTGGCCTGTGAAAGGGAAATATAAAGAAACATGGAAAGCTCTTGAAACTCTTTATAAAGAAAAGAGAGTAAAGGCAATTGGTGTGAGCAACTTCCAGATCCACCACCTTGAAGATCTGATGCAGGATGCTGAAATTACCCCCATGGTTAACCAGGTAGAGCTTCATCCTTTGCTGAACCAGGCTGAGCTTAGGGACTTCTGCAAGGAGCAGGACATTCAAATAGAAGCATGGTCACCACTGGGACAGGGAGAGCTTCTTGAAAACGCAGCATTGAAGGAAATTGCCCAAAAGTACAGCAAATCGGTTGCACAAGTTATCTTAAGATGGGATCTTCAGAACGAAATTGTTACAATACCCAAGTCAGTAAAAGAACATCGCATCATTGAAAATGCTGATGTATTTGACTTTGAGCTTTCTTCAGAAGATATGGACAAAATCAGCAGCTTAAATGAAAATAGACGAGTAGGTCCGGACCCTGACAACTTCGATTTCTAA
- a CDS encoding DUF3889 domain-containing protein — translation MKKIIISLMVLIALSEYIPIRALSVEAHAERPEPAYAKWGRLAMETAKKKYPKAKILDYLHIGREKRQTTEIEKFKLWVEDEGKEFGLYIDIEFDSKTDRVIRINTRRSAN, via the coding sequence ATGAAAAAAATAATTATCAGCCTTATGGTTTTGATTGCTTTATCAGAATACATTCCCATTCGGGCATTGTCCGTAGAAGCGCATGCTGAGAGACCAGAGCCAGCATATGCTAAATGGGGCAGACTTGCAATGGAAACAGCAAAAAAGAAATACCCTAAAGCTAAAATTCTTGACTACTTGCATATCGGCAGAGAAAAGAGACAAACGACAGAGATCGAAAAGTTCAAGCTATGGGTAGAGGATGAGGGCAAAGAATTCGGTTTATACATTGATATTGAATTTGATTCCAAAACTGACAGAGTAATCAGGATCAATACGCGAAGATCAGCTAATTAA
- a CDS encoding HAD hydrolase-like protein, producing MNVLWDLDGTILDTWPTLVQSFIRISGKELDPQEVLTPLKNGTAYQKFNVSPEKIADFRQMEATFKHDEKPLFPHVRNILEQNNVNVLVTHRNRQSTEELLEYWKLTSYFEEVICPEFDGFCLKPHPESYEYLHRRYHIDLAIGDQDTDLMPARQIGISTCAFRNPNPYADFAIDCYSNFEFEK from the coding sequence ATGAATGTTCTCTGGGATTTAGATGGCACAATTCTTGATACATGGCCTACTTTGGTTCAGTCTTTTATTCGCATATCCGGCAAAGAGCTGGATCCACAAGAAGTTCTTACGCCCCTTAAAAACGGGACAGCATATCAGAAATTTAATGTTTCTCCGGAAAAAATTGCTGATTTTCGTCAAATGGAAGCAACTTTTAAGCATGATGAGAAGCCATTATTTCCACATGTAAGGAATATATTAGAGCAAAATAATGTAAACGTGCTGGTAACCCATCGGAACCGGCAATCCACGGAGGAGCTGCTTGAGTATTGGAAACTCACTTCCTATTTTGAAGAAGTTATCTGCCCTGAATTTGATGGGTTCTGTTTAAAGCCGCATCCGGAATCCTATGAATATCTTCATCGGCGTTATCATATTGATCTGGCTATTGGTGACCAGGATACAGATTTAATGCCTGCCAGACAGATCGGCATCAGTACCTGTGCGTTCCGCAATCCCAACCCATATGCAGACTTCGCGATTGATTGCTATTCAAATTTTGAATTTGAGAAATAA